Proteins encoded in a region of the Salvelinus sp. IW2-2015 linkage group LG27, ASM291031v2, whole genome shotgun sequence genome:
- the LOC111953865 gene encoding GTP-binding protein Di-Ras1-like: MPEQSNDYRVVVFGAGEWEEPLSYAFVKGTFRDTYIPTVEDTYRQVISCDKSVCTLQITDTTGSHQFPAMQRLSISKGHAFILVYSVTSKQSLEELKPIYQQVIAIKGNIEAIPIMLVGNKSDETQREVETKDGEAQATTWKCAFMETSAKTNHNVTELFQELLNLDKKRNMSLNIDGKRSGKQSRAERLKGKCSVM, translated from the exons ATGCCTGAGCAGAGTAATGACTACAGGGTGGTGGTGTTTGGAGCGGGGGAGTGGGAAGAGCCCCTGTCCTACGCTTTCGTTAAAGGCACCTTCAGGGACACCTATATTCCCACTGTGGAGGACACCTATCGACAG gTGATCAGCTGTGATAAGAGTGTGTGTACGCTCCAGATAACTGATACAACAGGCAGTCACCAGTTCCCTGCCATGCAGAGGCTGTCCATATCTAAAGGACATGCCTTCATACTGGTCTACTCTGTAACCAGCAAACAGTCACTGGAGGAACTCAAGCCTATCTACCAacag GTGATAGCCATAAAGGGGAACATAGAGGCCATCCCCATCATGTTGGTGGGCAACAAGAGTGATGAGacccagagagaggtggagactaAAGATGGAGAGGCACAG GCGACCACGTGGAAGTGTGCGTTCATGGAGACGTCAGCTAAGACCAACCACAACGTGACCGAGCTGTTCCAGGAGCTGCTCAACCTGGACAAGAAGAGAAACATGAGTCTCAACATCGACGGGAAACGGTCCGGGAAACAGTCCAGAGCTGAGAGACTGAAGGGAAAATGTAGTGtcatgtag
- the LOC111953632 gene encoding receptor expression-enhancing protein 6, translated as MFAQLHNRYEALLNENNFVTDLLATMEEKTGIQKKYIASGVVSLISLYLLFGYGASLLCNLIGFVYPAYLSIKAIESKKKDDDTQWLTYWVVYGFFSIAEAFSDIFLSWFPFYYAGKCLFLVWCMAPVTWNGSAILYSRVVRPVFLRHQATLDSVVNNLSDKAKNIADTVTKEAVNQALKHDKNQ; from the exons ATGTTTGCCCAACTTCATAACCGCTATGAGGCTTTGTTGAATGAAAATAACTTTGTGACAGATCTCCTAGCTACGATGGAGGAGAAAACTGGGATACAGAAGAAATATATCGCTTCAG GTGTGGTCTCTCTGATCAGTCTGTATCTGTTGTTTGGCTATGGAGCCTCTCTCCTCTGTAACCTGATTGGCTTTGTCTACCCAGCGTACCTCTC AATCAAGGCCATAGAGAGTAAGAAGAAAGACGATGACACTCAGTGGTTGACCTACTGGGTGGTTTACGGATTCTTCAGTATCGCTGAGGCTTTCTCCGACATCTTCCTCTCCTGGTTCCCCTTCTACTATGctggcaag TGTTTGTTCCTGGTGTGGTGTATGGCTCCAGTGACATGGAACGGTTCTGCTATTCTCTACTCCCGTGTGGTCCGTCCCGTGTTCCTCAGACACCAGGCCACCCTGGACAGTGTCGTCAACAACCTGAGTGATAAGGCCAAGAACATTGCTGATACTGTCACTAAAGAAG CTGTCAACCAGGCCCTCAAGCATGACAAGAACCAGTGA